CTTTTAATTTTTCATAGAATTTGCTTTGGCGTCCAGAAATGATAATAAGATCAGGTTTTAAAGCGTTAATAGCTTCAAAATCAACTTGCTGAACCCCACCTACGCTAGGTTTATCTTTAAATTGTTGTAAGTATTTTGGCAAGTTTTTAGCTGGAACTCCTGCAACATTATCGTTAAGTCTTAGAGCATGAAAAGTATCTAAAATTCCAAGATCTAAAATCACAACCTTAGATGGATTTTTAGGAATTTTGTTTTCACCTAGACTATCTTTTACCAAAAAGCTATCGCCCTCATCACTCATGCTAATAGGTATAACTTTTACCGTAGTGCTAGTTTTTGTTGCGGCGCTTGCGTTATTTTCATTAGATTTTGAATCGCAAGCCGTTAAAATTAGACTTAAAAAAAATGCAAAAAATGCAAAAACTAAAGATTTTTTCATATATTCTCCTTTATTTAGAAATAAATACAAATTTTTTTCCCATCAATCTGACTTACAGGGATATCCATATCATAAATTTGTCTTAAAACATCTTCGTGGATAATTTCATCTTTTAATCCCTGTTTTAAAAGTTTTCCATTTTTTAGGGCTATAATTTCATCAGAATAAATCGAAGCAAAATTGATATCGTGAAGCACAACAGCTATGCTTTTGTTAAAGTCTTTTACTAAATTTTTCATAAGTTGCATGATTTGCACACTGTGTTTCATATCAAGATTGTTAAGAGGTTCATCAAACATGATAAATTCAGTATCTTGAGCGATAATCATCGCTATAAAAGCTCTTTGTTTTTGTCCCCCGCTTAAGCTGTCTAAAAATTCATTTCTTAGAGAATTAAGTCCCATATACTCAAGCGCTTCATCGATTTTTATTTTATCGTTTGCATTGAGCCTTCCTTGAGAGTGCGGAAAGCGTCCAAATGCGACTAATTCTTCAACTTTTAATCTTAAATTGATATGATTTTGTTGTTTAAGAATGGAAATTTTTTGCGCAAGATCTTGTTCTTTATATAGTGTTAAATCCATACCATCGATATAGATTCGCCCGCTATCAGGTTTGATTAAACGGCTTGCAAGGGCTAAAAGAGTAGATTTTCCTGCTCCATTTGCTCCTATAATAGAAGTGATTTTTCCTTTGTGAAAATCGATGCTAAGATCTGAAATAATAGCTTTTTTATCGTAGCATTTAGTGATATTTTGTAATCTTATCATAATTTATTGCCCTTTAATAC
The window above is part of the Campylobacter coli genome. Proteins encoded here:
- a CDS encoding ABC transporter ATP-binding protein, translating into MIRLQNITKCYDKKAIISDLSIDFHKGKITSIIGANGAGKSTLLALASRLIKPDSGRIYIDGMDLTLYKEQDLAQKISILKQQNHINLRLKVEELVAFGRFPHSQGRLNANDKIKIDEALEYMGLNSLRNEFLDSLSGGQKQRAFIAMIIAQDTEFIMFDEPLNNLDMKHSVQIMQLMKNLVKDFNKSIAVVLHDINFASIYSDEIIALKNGKLLKQGLKDEIIHEDVLRQIYDMDIPVSQIDGKKICIYF